In the Paramisgurnus dabryanus chromosome 5, PD_genome_1.1, whole genome shotgun sequence genome, one interval contains:
- the LOC135732181 gene encoding uncharacterized protein: MPGKHCCVKNCSSVSHDCRGKSSNHLLRFFRFPKWKKFQGEHVSDVTRRRRISWVAAVRRKDITFDRISESMRVCSLHFHSGKPSYEMLESHPDWKPSLRLGHSDVKQTDEARFLRRVNRTTQHQEPPPSSAQHQEPPPSSAQHQEPPPSPAQHQEPPPSPAQHQEPPPSPAQHQEPPPSPAQHQEPPPSPAQHQEPPPSPAQHQEPPPSPAQHQEPPPSPAQHQEPPPSPAQECALCTSRRDVINCLLEENRKLKEELEEYRMTENFLSGDDSRVKYYTGLPNYVMFQTLLLSLMPYLPQGNLKKLSPFQLVLMTLMRLRLGLPIQLLGRLFQVHRTTASEAFHHTLSVMYSRLSPLVYWPSRESLLTSMPHQFVESFGKHVAAIVDCFEVFIEKPSNVLARAQTFSQYKHAYTMKYLIVITPQGVISFISEGWGGRASDKHITEESGFLNKLLPGDIVLADRGFNIRESVGMMCAEVKIPTFTRGRAQLEAKDVEETRAIAHLRIHVERVIGVVRNKFKFLHSTVPVNMLLKCEGENVMALDKIVTVCCALTNMCKSVV, from the exons ATGCCTGGAAAACACTGCTGTGTAAAAAATTGCTCCAGTGTCTCCCACGATTGTCGTGGAAAGTCTAGCAACCATTTGTTACGTTTTTTTCGTTTCCCTAAATGGAAAAAGTTTCAAGGAGAGCATGTCTCCGATGTGACAAGACGACGTCGGATTTCTTGGGTCGCTGCTGTCAGAAGAAAGGACATTACTTTTGACCGCATCTCCGAGTCGATGAGAGTGTGTTCTCTGCATTTTCATTCGG GTAAACCATCATATGAGATGCTGGAGAGCCACCCTGACTGGAAACCATCTTTGCGGTTAGGCCACAGCGATGTAAAGCAAACAGATGAAGCGAGATTTCTGAGACGAGTAAATCGCACAACCCAGCACCAGGAGCCGCCGCCATCATCGGCACAGCACCAGGAGCCGCCGCCATCATCGGCACAGCACCAGGAACCGCCGCCATCCCCGGCACAGCACCAGGAGCCGCCGCCATCCCCGGCACAGCACCAGGAGCCGCCACCATCCCCGGCACAGCACCAGGAGCCGCCGCCATCCCCGGCACAGCACCAGGAGCCGCCGCCATCCCCGGCACAGCACCAGGAGCCGCCGCCATCCCCGGCACAGCACCAGGAGCCGCCGCCATCCCCGGCACAGCACCAGGAGCCGCCGCCATCCCCGGCACAGCACCAGGAGCCGCCACCATCTCCGGCACAGGAATGTGCTCTCTGCACATCTAGACGGGATGTTATCAACTGTCTTTTGGAGGAAAACAGAAAGCTGAAGGAGGAGCTTGAAGAGTACAGGATGACTGAGAACTTTCTGAGTGGAGATGATAGCAGAGTGAAGTATTACACAGGACTTCCCAACTATGTAATGTTTCAGACACTACTACTCAGTCTCATGCCATATCTGCCTCAAGGTAATTTGAAGAAGCTCTCCCCCTTCCAGCTTGTCCTGATGACTCTAATGCGCCTTAGACTAGGGCTGCCAATACAGCTCCTCGGCCGTCTGTTTCAGGTGCACAGGACAACAGCCAGTGAAGCCTTTCACCATACTCTTAGTGTGATGTACTCACGGCTGTCTCCATTGGTGTACTGGCCAAGCAGAGAAAGTTTATTGACTAGTATGCCACACCAATTTGTGGAATCGTTTGGAAAACATGTGGCTGCAATTGTGGACTGTTTTGAGGTTTTTATTGAAAAACCCTCAAATGTACTTGCAAGGGCACAGACTTTTTCTCAGTATAAACATGCATACACAATGAAATATCTAATTGTGATTACACCCCAGGGTGTCATTTCTTTCATATCTGAAGGATGGGGTGGGCGCGCTAGTGACAAACATATAACAGAGGAAAGTGGTTTCCtcaacaaactgttgccaggtGACATTGTGCTGGCAGATAGGGGATTTAATATCAGGGAAAGTGTGGGTATGATGTGTGCTGAGGTTAAGATACCTACTTTCACAAGGGGTCGTGCACAGCTGGAGGCAAAAGATGTGGAGGAGACTAGGGCCATAGCACATCTCAGGATTCATGTGGAGAGGGTGATTGGTGTTGTGCGGAACAAATTTAAATTCCTACACTCAACTGTACCTGTGAACATGCTTCTTAAATGTGAAGGTGAAAACGTAATGGCATTGGACAAGATTGTCACTGTTTGCTGTGCCTTGACAAATATGTGCAAAAGTGTTGTCTGA